The genome window TCGGGGTCGGGCGAACCGGACCAACCGAGCGTGTACATGTTGTAGTCGTCCTCGCTACCGGAGACGTACTGTTCGAGGAACGCACCCCAGTCGAGCCGCTGGACTTCGACGTTGTTGAAGCCGGCTTCCTGCAGCCCGTTCGACACCGTCACGCCGATCTGTTCGCGCTTGTCGTCCGGCGGGACGATGATGCGCCACGAGTAGTCTTTGCTGACGCCGGCCTCGTCGAACAGTTTGTTCGCCTGTTCGATGTTTTTGCCGTGGGGAATCTCCTGCCACTGCTGGGCGTTGAAGCCCCAGTCGTCGATGATGGACTGCGGCAGCGGGCTGTACTGGCGGACACCGGTCGGCTCGACGTAGTTCTGGACCGCCTGGTCCATGTCGAAGCAGTAGTCGACCGCTTCGCGGACTTTGGGGTCCGTCGTCGGGCCTTCCGCGCAGTTGAACGCCATGTAGAAGTACCCGATACCGGGCACTTCCTGGATACCGGCGTCCTGAATCTGTTCGACCGAGGAGTAGAGCTTCGGCGGAATCTCCTCGATGACGTCGTTCTCGCCGTTGCGCAGCGTCGTCACGCGGGTCGTCGACTCCTCGACGGGGACGAACTCGACCGACTGGAGGTTCGGCGTCAGGTCGCCCCAGTAGTCGTCGTAGCGGCTGATGCGGGCGAACTGCCCTTCCTGCCACTCGTCGAACTGGAACGGACCGGAGCCGACCGGCTTGCTGTTGTTGAACGCGTCTTTGTCCTCCTCGCGGACGGATTTCGGGACGATGCTCCACGCGAGCGTCGTCTCGCCGAACGCGCCGTACGGGTACGAGAGGTTGAACCGGACCGTCTTCTCCTCCGGCGTGTCGATGGACTCGACCATGTTCACTTCGGAGGCGTTCTCGGTCTCCTCTTTGACCGGTGCCTCGAAGGAGTACTTCACGTCCTCGGAGGTGACGGGGTCGCCGTTCTGGAACGTCGCGTCCTCGGCGATCTGGACGGTGTACACGGTGCCGTCGTCGTTGACCTCCGGTTCGCCCTCTGCGAGCGCGGGAACGAGTCCGGTCGACTCGTCGTACTCGTAGAGGCCCTCGAAGATGTTCTGAGAGACCTGCTGGGACGGTACGTCGTTGAGGACGATGGGGTCGAACTCGAGGGGACTCTTGACGAGACCTATCTTGAGCTGACCGCCCTGGGAGGACTGTCCGTCACCGGAGCCGTCACCGCTCTGGTTGCCGCCACCGGAGCCGTTGCCGCTCTGGTTGTCGGTGTCGTCACCGCCACCGCCACCGCTCGAACAACCAGCTACGCTTGCGATACCTGCGACGCCGAGGCCCTGGAGCATTCGACGCCGATTGATCAGTTGGGAGTTGTTATCTTTCGTCATGCGCTGTCACATCACTCGCGAAGGATACCATTTCGTCTTTGCCGATTATATAAATACCTAACGCTCTTCAGACGTATCTCTCAACAGAATTTAACAATAAGGTCCAGTTTTGGACGACTGTGGAATATTGGAGACGTTGGTTGCCGGTTCATATTCTAAATGGTTCTACAGTTTGTCTATTTTCGACTCTCGTTCGGGTGTTTATCCGAGTTACCGGTATTGTAACCGTTGATTGAACCAGAGCAAGGCCAGATTCCGACCGAACGTAACTACACATCGGGTTGTGGTCTGGAAAATTCAACCACAGTTTTTTGTGCACCCATCGGTGCGAGCGGCCGAGCGAGAAAACGCCGACGATTTTCGCGCCGGGACCGG of Haloprofundus halophilus contains these proteins:
- a CDS encoding ABC transporter substrate-binding protein: MTKDNNSQLINRRRMLQGLGVAGIASVAGCSSGGGGGDDTDNQSGNGSGGGNQSGDGSGDGQSSQGGQLKIGLVKSPLEFDPIVLNDVPSQQVSQNIFEGLYEYDESTGLVPALAEGEPEVNDDGTVYTVQIAEDATFQNGDPVTSEDVKYSFEAPVKEETENASEVNMVESIDTPEEKTVRFNLSYPYGAFGETTLAWSIVPKSVREEDKDAFNNSKPVGSGPFQFDEWQEGQFARISRYDDYWGDLTPNLQSVEFVPVEESTTRVTTLRNGENDVIEEIPPKLYSSVEQIQDAGIQEVPGIGYFYMAFNCAEGPTTDPKVREAVDYCFDMDQAVQNYVEPTGVRQYSPLPQSIIDDWGFNAQQWQEIPHGKNIEQANKLFDEAGVSKDYSWRIIVPPDDKREQIGVTVSNGLQEAGFNNVEVQRLDWGAFLEQYVSGSEDDYNMYTLGWSGSPDPDAFTYYMFGATEDTLGVTDGTFYHDSSERAKTATEKFVQAREINDQEQRKQLYTEGITTVLEDRAHLPAYNLKNSFGVKNYVNDFAEHPVDSFHLASNHNNVSVDK